The Coccidioides posadasii str. Silveira chromosome 2, complete sequence genomic interval TGGTTGCCATGATGCCAAAAATATTGGCCCAGAGCTGGCGGGAGGACGGGTATGCAAGCGCTATCATGACACCCAAAACCACAGCAGCTACGGCATGGATTATACATGCTGCGGCAACCAGAAGAGCAGTACGGAATGATGGCGATTCACGGGTTTTTGATGCCGCGGTGGTATCGGGGTTGGTGAAAAAGATAACAAAGAGTGCAAGGCTAAACTTCCCGGATCAGCTTTATTGTCATGTCAATGCTTCTGATTTTACCATTTTATATCCCAGTAAAATAAACTTTTGTAATTTATTTTGGGGGATAACGGAAGTTCTTACATGATAACGAAGCATACTGCTTGCGTGCCgacttgtaggattcctaaGAGGCCAGCAAAACAAGAGAATCCACTGATTTCGTCACAGCATGCGACATCTTTGGCACTCcgagggagaagaaggatATTTGCAAATCCGGAGGTCCCTGACGTTGTACCTAGGAGGACGAAATATGGAGATATGCCAAAGGACGAACGCCGTGAGATGATCCGGTGGTGTTGTGGAACATAGGATAGAAGAATACCGAGGAGAATCAGCCTAGAAACAAGACATTGTTAGAAGATGGCAAATTTAAAAGAATGCGGATATCTTAATCCAAGGTGTAGCTGTGCTATTCTTACACTGAGAAGGAGAAGTTGACGATGCTCGGGGAGGATAACTGTT includes:
- a CDS encoding uncharacterized protein (EggNog:ENOG410PIXB~COG:S~TransMembrane:7 (o12-31i43-67o87-114i135-159o165-183i195-217o229-249i)~BUSCO:12672at33183), encoding MDPHCKQLSSPSIVNFSFSVLILLGILLSYVPQHHRIISRRSSFGISPYFVLLGTTSGTSGFANILLLPRSAKDVACCDEISGFSCFAGLLGILQVGTQAVCFVIILALFVIFFTNPDTTAASKTRESPSFRTALLVAAACIIHAVAAVVLGVMIALAYPSSRQLWANIFGIMATILSSIQYFPQIYTTYVLRRVGSLSIPMMCIQTPGSLVWAASLAARLGTEGWSTWGVYVVTALLQGTLLIMGIYFEYLNPQKGEGGTNSGGVAVTLPYENRAEPSFSEDNENRVLERTPLLRKP